A genomic window from Pecten maximus chromosome 4, xPecMax1.1, whole genome shotgun sequence includes:
- the LOC117326173 gene encoding A-kinase anchor protein 7-like, which yields MWRDRTTGPRSSNSGARHYRKKQTPDHFIAFQITNREILREMEQVQKSIVSKNASLLNAMTSVHKSHITLMVISLTDYHQKQRAKDALDLCASRLHSEYRNSPVVLDIAGMGSFGDRVIFAEVHGKDAKKGDVLQHAHDIVQASFEEYGIYTTDTRSHFTPHLTVAKTFTGPERLEVPMSFYDHFFGSESVTSIQLCSMKANEGYYDILHEVQFVSGPKPSSLSSPEKYLSYNDESVKDTEDVESATKGIERL from the exons atgtgGCGAGACCGTACAACCGGACCAAGGTCCTCAAACAGTGGAGCCAGGCACTACCGGAAAAAACAAACTCCAGACCATTTCATTGCATTTCAAATTACAAATCGAGAG atattaagaGAGATGGAACAGGTCCAGAAATCAATCGTGTCCAAGAATGCATCCCTGCTTAATGCCATGACATCTGTACATAAATCCCATATTACACTTATGGTCATCAGCTTGACTGACTATCATCAGAAACAAAG AGCAAAAGACGCACTTGACTTGTGTGCGTCTAGACTACATTCGGAGTACAGGAACTCTCCTGTAGTGTTAGACATAGCAGGCATGGGAAGCTTCGGTGACAGAGTGATATTTGCAGAAGTACATGGTAAAGATGCCAAGAAGGGTGACGTCCTTCAACATGCTCATG ATATTGTGCAGGCTTCCTTTGAAGAGTACGGCATTTATACCACAGATACTAGATCACACTTCACTCCACATTTGACAGTGGCCAAGAcctttacag GTCCAGAACGTCTGGAAGTACCAATGTCGTTCTATGACCATTTCTTTGGAAGCGAGTCCGTCACTAGCATCCAGCTTTGCTCAATGAAAGCAAATGAAGGCTATTATGATATACTGCATGAAGTTCAGTttg TTTCAGGTCCAAAGCCTTCATCTCTATCCTCCCCGGAAAAGTACTTATCTTATAATGATGAATCAGTGAAAGACACTGAGGACGTGGAATCGGCTACAAAAGGCATAGAGAGATTGTAA